AATGTTTATATTCAAAAAATACCAAGGGCCAAAACCTGGAAGCCGAACCTCCGGCCAACTTGCTTGCCTCTTTTTCTAACAATGAACTTCTTGGAACGACTTCGATATGTTTTAATCTAAACACATAAAACTGCTCTTCAATGCCGTACAAAATACCAAAGACAACCGCTAGTATCATCAATAATGGTACGACTCTTATTTTGGCAACCTTTGATTCTCTCAATATATCACGTCCATTGCATGGACACAGTTCCTTGTTTCTTGTTGCTTGAAGCGATCAGATTTAGTATTTGATTCCCGTATATATTCACGTTGCCGGCACCTAAGGTTAAGAGGATGTCGCCAGGGAGTATATTTTCAGCAACTTTTGAAACCACCTCGTCTTCGGAAAGGGAAAAGCAATTTTTATGGCCGTACTCACTTGTGAGGCTATCAACTATCAGGTCCGAACTGATGCTCAGTTCCAACTTTTCGTCAGCCGGGTATACGGGCAATATATACACCAAATCAGCCTTCATAAGAGCCTCGGCAAATTTCCTGTACATAGCCTTGGTACGCGAATACCTGTGTGGCTGAAAAATTACCACTAGCCTGCGGGATGGAAAGATGTTACGTAAAGTATCGAGTGTAGCCTGTACCTCCCTCGGATGGTGGCCGTAGTCATCGTAAAAATAGATATCATCGCACACACCGAGACATTGCAGCCTTCGCTTTGTTCCTTTAAATTTATGGAGTGCATGTCGAATCGTATTAAAGTTTATGCCCAATAAATCGCAAACGGCACAAGCAGCAAGGGCGTTCAACACATTATGCTCTCCCGATACTCTTAGGTTTATTTCGCCTATCTCGGCTCCCCGTTTGACAACGGTGAAAGAAACCCCCCCGCCAACGGAGTGATTGACCCCAACGGCACCCCAATCCCATTGCATTCCCCAACCATAGGTAATGCAATGGGGCGCGAACTTTCCGGCTACCGACTGACATCCTGTGTCCTCGCCACATATGATAATCTTGCCGTCATCCTTGCGTTTGGATAAAAAACGGAGAAAAGCATCCTGAACGGATTGAAATGTAGGATAAAAATTTACATGATCCCAATCGATGTTCGTAACCACCGGTATATAACAGGAGAAGAGCTCAAAAGAGCCGTCGCTTTCATCCAACTCAGATACCATATAATCCCCATGCCCGAGTCTGGCATTGCCCCCTATATCCGACACCTCGCCCCCTATAGCGATAGTAGGATCGAGCCCTGCTGCATCCAAGACAGTCGCGATCATTGATGATGTGGTAGTCTTCCCGTGGGCACCAGCTACACCTATGCCTTTTAGTCGATTGAATATCGAGCTGAGGATGTCTCCTCTTCTTACCACATTTACTCCTGCTTTTCTGGCATAAACTAATTCATCGTTATCCCATGCGATCGCGCTGCTATATACCAGCATGTCCGGCCTGAAAATATCTATATGAGATGCACCATGGCCACAAAGAACCTTTATGCCAAGCTTCTCTAAATTATATACGTAGTTAGTCCTTGTTACATCGCAACCAGACACTTCATAACCCATCTCTTTCAGCAAATGAGCCAAACCGCTCATTCCGGCGCCACCGACTCCCATCAAATGAAGATATTTTATTCCGTCTCCCAGAAGCATCTTTTCTTTAATATTTTTAAAAACATCCAATGGGGCCCTCTCCTTTCGTAGAAAAAGACGATACCACGTTCCAGAAACGGGCACATATGTCGTTCCTTTTCTCGTCACACATATTTTGATCAATACCAAACCTGCATTTATCCGATACTTCTAAAATTGCTTCTTCCAAAAGATTTAAGCCGTTCCTCTCTTGCCAAACTGTCCCTATTCCTAAACGTAAGAAAAGTTCTGCGTTTGCCAATTGATGGTTGTCCGATGCCTCTTCCCAAGGCACTAATACACTTGGTACATGATAGCAGATAAGCTCCGAAAGTGTCGATGCCCCACACCTTGTAACGACGTAGTCGGCCAGGGAAAAATGAGCGGACAGATCCCACGCTTGAGGCAAAACAATCACGTTATCGGAGATCCACCGTATACCATGTTTACCTTCCGGTCCTAACAACATGAAGATATGATTTTTAAGGCTTTCGCGTTTAGCGACCTCCGTTACGGCATGTTTTAAAGATTCTCCCCCAATAGAACCGCCCATAACCAGAGAAAACCTCTTCTTTGGCGGAAGAACGCCATCTCCTCCAAGCATCTCCCACGCCTTTTGTTTTGTTATTATATTGAATTTACGAACGGGAATACCCACATATCTAAAATCACTCTTTCCTAAGTTTGTGCATTCCTCCCATCCCGTGATAATAAGCATTCCCTTCCTACTGCAAAGCCTGGTAGATTTGCCGGCAACAGCATTTTGTTCGTGAGCAATCATTGGCACCCTTAATAAAGAAGTCATCAAAGCAAAGGGAACAGATAAATAGCCTCCAAATAGAACAATGAGATCAGGTTTAATGTTTCTTACTATATTGCGTATCTTAACCAAAGAAAGAGTCAATTCTTTCCAACGGATGAACGAGCGCAATCCCTTAACGCCAAAGGGAGATCCTGATAACGATAATGTTATGGGTTCTATGTTTAACGCATTGTAAATTTTTTGCTCAAGCATTCTATTTCCGCATAGATAAATAATTTCGGCGGGCAATTTCATTTCTTCGATCCAATTGGCAAAGGAGACCGCCGGCAGTATATGCCCGCCAGTTCCTCCAGCAACAAATAGCATCTTCAACTTATTGCCCATCAAGACGCGCTCCTTTTGATCATCCTATTATTCTCGGCAGAACAGCGCAACAACAATCCTATTTTAACCCACGTTGCCAGCAAAGCACTGCCACCGTAACTCAAAAAGGGCATGGCCTTACCCGTCAAAGGAATTAGAGTGGTCACGCCTCCAACGTTGATAAAGAAAGGTATCAATATCGAAAGCCAAAGCCCGAAGACAAGATATCTGCGGTATTCATCATCAAAGTCACGCCACATGTAATAAACCCTGACAGAGATCACGGCAAAAGCGCCAATAACCGCCATGGAACCTAAAACACCTAGTTCCTCGGCAGAAATGGCAAAGATAAAGTCAGTATGTGCTGCAGGCAAATATTGGAGTTTTTGTAAACTCCTGCCAAGCCCGACCCCCCAAAAACCTCCGTTTGCAAAGGCGATCAACCCCTGTATTATTTGAAACCCCTCGTTCAAAGGATCTTGCCACGGATCAATCCAAGCCTTAAGTCGTCTTAATCTGTAGGAAGCGTTGAATATCAAAATGATTGCGGGGACAGAGGTGGTGACCAATAAAATTAAGGGATATTTCCATCCGTACTTCATAATGAAGATCCCCAAACCTATTGCAAAGAGAATTATTGTGGATCCGATATCAGGCTGAAAAAGGAGAGGAATAGCACTCACGATCAGTACGCTTATCGTGCGCACGAATGCGCTTATTGGAGGTTCTTCATATCCAGATATAACGCTGGAGAGGTAGATAACGACAGAAAAAATTAAAAACTCCGATGGCTGAAATGAGAAAGGCCCCAACCTCATCCATCTAGAAGATCCGCTTACAGACATTCCAAATGAAGGTATCAACGTCGCAAAGGACAACAGGAAAGCCAAAATCCAAAGAAATGGTGAAACTTTTCTCCATATATCAATGGGAACAGAATAGGACAGAGCCATTCCAGCCAGGGATACCAGTAACCACTTGATTTGTTTCATTCCATACACCCAAGGCGTCCCAAACTGCTTGATTGAAAAATAACCCGAAGCAGATGTTATCATTATGATCCCAAATACCGACAGAGCTAAGGGGATCACAATTAGCCACAGATCAAAGGCGTGCGAATTTTCTTGAGCTTGAAAGATATCTCTTTCGTTATCCATTTTTCACACTATTCGCCTCTACAATGGTTTTAACTATTCTCTTAAAATCCTCTCCTCTTTCGTGGTAGTTTTTATACATGTCCCAGCTTGTACAGGCTGGAGAAAGCAACACTATATCGCCCGGGCAGGCCATATTAAAGGCACAATACACCGCCTCCTCCATGGAAGACACAAGAAGATAATTGCGAAAACCTGCCCTCTCCAGGGCTTCGGATATCGCTTCTTTTTCTGCGCCCAACAAAACCGCACCGCGCGCATGCGCTTTAACAGCCTTGGCGAGTTCATCGTATTGCTCTCCCTTTCCCTTTCCTCCTAAAATAATAACTTTTGTGCCGGGTATAGATGTTATGGCAGTTATCGAGGAGGCTACGTTAGTTCCTTTCGAATCGTCTATAAAAGTTATGCCCCTTTTTTCTCCAACCTTTTCGCATCGATGGGGAAGGTTTTTAAAATCCGATAACAAGTGAGATGTTCTTTCCGCGTCACACCCCAGGTAATAAACTGCAGCCATGGCCATGGCCGCATTTTCGACGTTGTGACGGCCATATAAAGGCAAGATGCTATATGAAAAAAGTTTTATATCGCGGCTTTCTGTCCTTAAATAGGCTTCAGAATCGTGCAATATTATTTCGTCTTGTTCTTCGCATTTGCCCTTACTGCAATCGGAGGCCCAACGCAAAACAGCCCCCCGACATCCATTTGTCCCTAAAAGTTCTCGGTCTTTATTTTGGTATATACAATATCCATCGGAAGAAAGAAGGTCTTTAATACGCTTTTTCGATTCGACGTAAGCATTAAAACTTCCGTGCCAGTCGAGATGATCGGGGCATATATTTGTAACGACCGCTATATGACAACTGAACCGATTTGCCCAATGAAGCTGAAAACTGCTAATCTCGGCTGCTATGAAATCTAAGTCCTGTTTTGCAAAATCCGCCAGCGGAAAGCCGAAATTTCCGGCCAATGCCGTCTTGTAACCCAATTTAGATAATAAATGAGCTATTAAAGCAGATGTGGTACTTTTTCCGTTAGTCCCCGTTACCCCTATGATTTTTCCTATTAAATAAGGAAACACAAAATCAAGCTCTCCTTGGATAGGCACCCCGGCATTTTTTGCCATCTCTACAGGCAAGCTTTTCGGGGATATTCCCGAGCTCAATACTACTAAATCGCAGTTCAGCATTTTATTCGTGTGGCCCTTTTCCTCCCACAAGATACCTTTTTTACGGTAGAGATCCCTGGTATCTGAATCGATTTCTTCCCGCTCGGTTACGAAAACGTCATATCCCAATTTTTTCGAGAGAAGAGCCAAAGACTTTCCGCTTATTCCACTCCCAACTACAGTTACTTTCATATTCTAGATCACCTGCCGGGCCAACAATGCCATCAAAAGAGACGCTCCTACAAGGTGTACGAGCCAAAACCGTATTACGATATGGCCTTCAGGCCAACCGCATAACTCGAAATGATGATGCAAGGGGCTCATCTTAAAAATTCTCTTTCCGAAGCACCTAAAGGATATGACCTGCAATATTACGGAAACTATTTCTATGCCAAATATAAGAGAAACCGGAAATATCAATAATATGCGTCCTGAAAGGGCAACATTTCCCATTAATAAGCCAGCGATAAAATGAGCTCCCACATCTCCCATAAACACCTTGGCCGGATGGGAATTATACCATAAAAAAGAAAGAGTGCATGCCAACCCAATTATGATGGATATAATACATGAATCGATATTCGAGACGAGTAGAAGTATGACAAGCGATATTGCCGAAGCCCCTGCAGCGAGTCCATCGAGACCATCTGTAATGTTCAATGCATTGTAAAATCCTAGAGCAAAAAAAGCTAAAAATATGAAAGCTAAACCCGAAGGAATTGCAGGCAAATATTGAGAAAAAAAGAGATTGATCTCTCTGGAAGCAATCCATGCCCAGGGCAAGACAACGATTATCTGGCCAAACAATTTCGCCCTTGACGTCAATCCTTCGCTTGATCGTTTTGACAACTTGATAAAATCGTCTACAAAACCCACTGCCGCTCCGCCAAGGGGCAACCACCAAAGGATTAAAGTTTCCATCGCATTCCCGCTTTTTACGTTTAAAAAGAACGAGGCGATGAACGTCAAAACGACAAATACAACGCCGCCCATAGTCGGCGTACCCGCCTTTAGGACTAAATGACGCTCGGGGCCATAGCTTTTTGGTGTCTGCCCCCACTTAAATCTCAAAAATAACCCTATCCATATTTTTAGCAAGAAAATTCCAAGAACGATTAAAAAACCCAAGATAAAGAACAAATAACTATAATTCATGCAAAGACCACCAATCGTAAATGCGTTCCATTTCATATACCCTAGATCCCTTTACTAAAACGACGTCTCCTGTTCTCAAGATGGCCTTTAAATGGTTGACGATATCTTCCATATCCTGAAGACATAATACGTTCTTATAATTTTTGTTTATGCCCTTCCACTCGCTCCCATATATCAACACCTGATCAGCTGTTTTGGCAGCACAATCCAGGATCTCGTCATGAAAACGATTTGCGTAACTGCCCAGCTCTTTCATTCCGCCCAATACAGCAATTTTGCGCCCCTTTGAAGGTATTAGGCAGAGATTATCTATGGCAGCCTTCACGGATACGGGGCTGGCATTGTATGATTCGTCGATGAATAAAACTCCCTCTTCGCTTTGAAGTATAGCCCCTCTACCTCTAGGCAAACTCATGACAAATAACCCCTGGGCAATATCATCTAAAGCAACACCATACTCGCACCCAACGGCAAAAGCAAGCGACATTATAAGGGTGTGTTGCTTTCCCCATAACTTGCTTTCAACAGCTTTAAGGCCAAAAGGTGAATCTATAGTTATCTTTCTAAAATAATGTTTTCCGTCCCAACGCAAAGATGAGTCAGTGATTCTATAGACGCACGAAGGGCTCGTCCCAACGCTTATTATTTTAGAAGGTCGGTGTTTTAATTTATCGATACCTGAATTCAAAGTTGGTGAGTCGCCGTTCACTAACAACAGTTTGCAGTCGGCGGTTACAATTTCCAGTTTTGCCTCCAAAACACCGTCAATATCCCCAAAGCCCTCTAGATGTACAGGTTCGACAGAGGTAATCACCGATGACGATGGCCTGAATCTGTTAGCAATCTCTCCAATTTCTCCCTTAGCATTGGCCCCCATTTCCAAAACCAAAAATTCCGTATCCCTTGGCGCAGCCAATATTGTAAGGCAACAGCCCAATAGGGTGTTGTAGTTTCCTCTTGAGACATGAACGCGATATATTCTTTCCAAGACCTTGCCTATCGCTTCTTTGGTAGTGGTCTTTCCAACGCTTCCGGTAATAGCAACGATTTCTCTTAGGGACGAAAGCCCTGCAAGATATCTTTCCGATGCCTCTAAAATGGCCACATCAGGCGAAGGGACTCCAAAAAAAGAGATATCTTTATTAAAAGAAGTAAACTTTGACATTTCCTCATCCTTAAGTATTACTCCCTTTGCACCCCTATTTATGGCATCGCTTATGAATGAATGGCCATCGGACCTATTTCCCTTTAAGGCTATGAATATATCTCCCTTTTCGATCTTTCTGCTGTCCGTCTTAATTGAACAAGGCAAAGAAATATCAGCACCGCAAAGGCGAGTGCAGTTGAAGAGTTTCCCCACAGTCATATCTTCAGGAAAAGAATCTGTCGGACTCATGAAAGTACCCTTCCCCTTAGATTGCACCATTCCTTCAAGGCTTCAAAGTCGTTATAAGGTATCGTCCTGTCTTTGAATATTATTTGACGCTCCGGACCCTTCCCTGTTACCAAAACTACATCTCCTTTACCCGCGCGATCTAACGCGAAATGTAAAGCCTCTTTCCTGTCTATAATAGTCCAATATTCAGAGCTCCCGGGGAATGATTTTATTCCATCTGCAATCTGCGACGCAATATCCCTGGGATCCTCGCTCCTCGGATTATCCATAGTAACGACTATACAATCCGCGAATCGGGCGGCTATGCTTCCTAATATCGGCCTATTCTCTTTAAAACGCTCTCCTCCATGGCCGAAAACAAGCCACACCCTCCCATTGCAGAGGGGTTTGACTGTGGAAAGTACTTTTTCTAAAGCATCAGGAGTATGGGCATAGTCAATTATACATACAGGGCCATCTTCTACAAAATACCTTTCCAGTCTTCCCGGAACGGGAGGGCAATTTTCTAAGCCTTTTCTGATAACCTCCGCGTCAAAGTCTAACGACCAAGCAACGCTAGAGGCAGCTAAGGCATTCAATACATTGTATTCTCCCAGCAGAGGCAGGGTGACATTTTCGAGCGTAAAGCCTTCAGGGAAACTTATATCCATGGTGATACCTCTAATTGAGCTACGTCTTATGGAACCATAAAAGGCGTTTTCTGCCTTTTGGCGCAGGGAAAAACCTAAAATGTGTGGTGCAAACTCATTTGCAATCTTTTCTCCATAAGGATCATCGATATTTATGGAAGCTTTCCAGTCGCCACGCATATATTTTATGAAGAGATCTCTCTTTGCACAAAAATAGTTTTCCATATCACCATGATAATCCAAATGTTCGGGCGTCAAGTTCGTAAACACCGCCCTATCGTATAGACAGCCGAAGATACGCTTTTGCTCTATGCCATGAGAAGAGGCCTCCATTACACATGCGTGGCATCTGTTATCTACCATTTTATTTAACAATGACTGAATCAACGGAGCTTGAGGAGTTGTGCGATCGGCATCCTCGTGGCTTTTTCCGTCGTTATAGACTATGGTTCCTATTAATCCGCATTTCATGTCACCTGTATCTAAAATGCTTTTGATAAGATAGGTGGTCGTGCTCTTTCCGTTAGTTCCCGTAACAGCAATCATCAGTAGTTTGCTCGTAGGCAGGCCGTAGAAATATGCCGAAGCGAATCCACATGCTTCCCCTGCATTCTTTACTATAAGTTGAGGTATCGCCAAATCATCAACCCTTTCGGATGTAAGTACAGCCACTGCTCCCTTCCGTTGCGCATCCTGTGCGAATTCAACCCCTTTTCTTTTACTTCCTTCGAGGCAACAAAAAAGAGCACCTTCGCCTAATTGTCTACTGTCTATGGAGATCTCTGAAATTTCATTCTCCAAGCAGTTCGTGCCCGCTTCTATTATTTTCTTCAGACATCGTCTTCGGAAAAGAAAGTCTGCCAACTCTTTGATCGAAACTTTCATTTCCAGTCACCCATCCTATCGTTTGAGAATTTAAAAGCCGCTTGCCATCATCTCTTCAACGATTGTCCTAAAAATAGGAGCTGCTATTACTCCAGCTAAATAACCCTTTGCGCCAGGGTTTCCTACAGTGACTATTAAAACATAACGAGGGCTGTCATATGGCCAAAAACCGGCAAAAGTGGCTACGTGAGTATCTTGCAAATATTTTCCCCTATGAGCAACCTGAGCGGTACCGGTTTTCCCAGCCACCTTCGCGTTCTCAACATCAGCACGCTTGCCTGTGCCCTCTGCCACTGCCTGCCTTAAGGTCATTCTCAACCTTTCGGCCGTTGAATTTGAAAGCACTCGGCCAATCTCGCGCCTTTGGCCGTGGTAAACTTCGCTGCCCTTTCTGTCAAAAACGCTTTTCGTCAAATAGGGACGAACCAAAAGGCCTCCGTTTGCAATAGCCGAAAAAGCTTGGGCTAACTGGAGAGGCGTAACTGCGATGCCCTGTCCCAGAGCGATGTTGGCAGGCACAACGCCCCACCATTGAGATGGAAGAGGGAGTAATCCTCCTTCTTCACCCGGCAATTCTACGCCTGTAGGAACGCCAAACCCCCAGCTTTTAAGGGCATTGTAAGTTAAGTTTGTGGGCATCATCATACCAATTTGAGCCATCCCAACATTGCATGAGTTTATAATTATTTTATTGAAGTCCTGATTTCCATGAGCACGCCAATTGACCTCACGAATCACATGATCCGCTATTTTTATTGATCCTGAGCAGTTGAACCTGCTTTTTGAGTTAACATACCCGTTTTCCAAGGCTATGCCCATAATGATAGGTTTTAATACCGAGCCAGGTTCATATACCCTGCCTATCGCGTTGTTTCTGAGTGCATCGCCCGAGAAGGTCTCTCTATTCCCGGGGTCAAAGGAAGGAAAACTCGACATGGCTAATATTTCTCCCGTCATGGGATCCATACATACAGCCGCTGCCCATTCCGCATTGTTCACGGATGCTCCGTTTTGCAAAGCCTCATCGACTATGTACTGCAACCTCCAGTCGATTGTAAGAACTACCTCGCTATTAAGAAAGACCATTCCTTCCTCTGAAGATAAATTTGCTACCTCGAAGTAATTTCCCGCGGCGTCTCTTATTAAATTTCTCATACGCGGCGGATTGTACAGAAAAAAGTCCCATTGTCTCTCGACTCCGGAAAGGCCTTTTTCATCTATGTCGACAAAGCCCAACAGATGGGCCATATGTTTTCCAAAGGGATAGGAGCGCTCCATTTCCTTTATGCCGTATACCCCTTTTAAATTTAAAGATAATATCTCTTCGCCCTTTTGTAATGTTAATTTACGGACTAACCACATAAATCTACCCTCTAGAGGCTTTTGTAGTTTCTGGACGACTTGCTTAGGAAGATGCTGACCTAAAGCCGACAATTGGTTTGGATCCCAAAATGCAGGATCGATAAACACGCTCCATCGCGGAACGGATAAGGCCAGAGTTATACCGTTTCTGTCCGCAATCGTGCCTCTCGACGATGTCACCAAAACTTGTTGCCAATACTGGCTCCTAGCCCACATTACAACTCTTGAATCGGGAACAAGACAAAGTTGGACAACTTTAGCCGTTGTAACAACAAAGGCTAAAAATATTAAAAGCCAAAGACCCCTAGACCCTTTCAAAATTAGTCCTCTCTATCCTCCTTGGCGCTGGCAAAGGCAGAGAAAATTCCAAACGTCTTTCTTGTTTCAACAGCTACAGTCGGCAAATTATCTCCTTGAAAACGTTCACTATCGGGAGCGATTGCAAGTCGTATCGTAGAATCTCTCTCTAAGCTCTTCGTCATGCCCAAATTCCCGCTGGCATAATAGACGACCCGATCCGGAGCCATCATGGAAAGAAGGCGTTGAGAAAGAAGCAAATCCTTTTGTTGTAATGCTTCAATTTGTTGGTTTAAAGCCATCAATTCATGTTCTAAATATAAACTGTAAAAACGAAGCCCCGCAAGTCCGAGGAGAGCTAAGGAAACTAACACAATATAAGCATAAATACCCTTTTTGCCCTTTGTTGCCACCCTTACCACTCCCCATCAAAAACATCAGGATTTTATTAAAACGCGCAATTTTGCACTTCTAGATCTCGGATTACCTTCCATTTCTTCCCTCTTCGGTAAAATTGGTTTCTTAGAAAATACCTTCCCAATTCCTTCTTTTTCCCAGCCTTTAAAGGAATGTTTAACGATCCGGTCCTCCAGAGAATGGTAACTTATGACTACTAAATATCCCCCGCTTCGAAGGCAACCCAGGCTGTTTTTCAATCCGCTTTCCAGTGCTCCCAATTCATCGTTAACAACAATTCTTAGAGCCTGAAAGATCCTTCTTGCCGGATGTTTTCTCATTTGCCTCTGAATTTTTGCCGGAAGTGCCCCCCTAATTATCTCCACCAACTCCGCAGTAGAAGTGATCAACCCTTTCTGCTCGCGATATCTGACTATTGCCTTTGCTATTTGGCGGGAGTAACGCTCCTCGCCATACTTATAAAAGACATCAGATAACTCTTTGATGCTATAGTTATTTATTATATCAAAGGCTGTTAATTCAGCTTCCCGGTCCATCCTCATGTCAATAGGTCCCGGTTTATTGAATGAAAACCCTCTTTCATCATCGTCAAGCTGCAACGAAGAGACGCCCAAATCGAATAAAATTGCATCAACCGCTACGGATCTAAAGCTATTTTTAACGACATCGCCTATAAACCTGAAATTTGATTTAACTAACAAGACCCTTTCGCCGAAGGGTTTAAGCTTTTCCGAAGCTATCGCTAAGGCTCTCTCATCCTGGTCAAGTCCTAAAAGCTTAATGTCCGGAAAAGTCGACAACAAAGCATATGCATGCCCCCCAAGCCCTACAGTAGCATCGACAACTAACCTTATATCGTCAGATAGCGATAGTATATCGATAATTTCATTAGTTAATACAGGAACATGCCTTATTGCTTCCATTCTACGCCCTCGACGATCGTTGACAGATTTGACAAAATATCCTGTCTATATTTGTTCCAGGTCTCACGATCCCATATTTCCAGATGATCTCCAACTCCGATGATGCTGACCTCCGTTTCTAAGTATGCATGCGACTTTAACATCTGAGGAAGAAGTATTCTCCCAGCCGAATCGAGTGTAATTTCATGAGCCGTTGCCAAAAATACGCGCAAAAAATCTCTAGCCTTACTTTGAGAAAAGGGCATCTTTTGCAATTTTTCAAGCAACTTCTCCCACTCATCCTTGGAATACAAAGAGATGCACCTCTCGACACCAACAGAGGCAACGAGCTGTTCCCCCATCTCCTGTCTGAACCTAGATGGCAATACCAATCGGCCTTTACTGTCCAGGCGATGCTCATAGGTCCCGATCATCATCTCACACGCCATCCCACTTTAAAACACTTTCTACCACTTTACCACTAAGTCAACACATAATACAAGCCCCAGGGCCTAATTTAGTCAACTTATTATTAGGCCCTGGGGCTTGTATTATTTATTTCGAGCATTCCATAAGCCGGGTTCTGTGATATTGATGACCATTTATCTTGGGATGAGCTCGCGCCCATCCTCTAGCGATCAACCCGGAGGTCAGCGGGCCACCTCATCCCTCCCTATTAGATCTTGCTCCAAGCGGGGTTTGCCTGGCTCATTGGTCGCCCAATGACCGGTGGGCTCTTACTCCACCTTTTCACCCTTACTCCAAATGGGAGCGGTATCTTTCTGTGGCACTATCCCGAGGCTCGCGCCTGCTGGACGTTATCCAGCGCTTTGCCCTGTGGAGCCCGGACTTTCCTCGTTCTATCCCAGGAACGCGGTCACCCGGAATGCTCGAAGTCTTGTTTATTTTCTATATTAAAGATATCATCATGAAGACCTTTTTTCAACACCATAACATTGGCTTTTAGGGAGGGTTCTTATGGAAACGCAGTTTTCGCCAATGCCCGGATACGATGAATTCAAAAATAAAGTTAAGTCGCTAATGAACATTGAACTGGACGCCTATAAACAGCAAATTCACCGACGGGTCCATATGTTAATGCAGCGTTGGGAATGTTCCAATTATGAAAAATATTTCGAAATACTGAAAAAAGATCCGGAAAAACGAAAGGAGTTTTTGGACTACCTCGCAATCAATGTGTCTGAATTTTTTAGAAATCCATCAATATGGTGGCATTTGCGAGACAAGGTTTTGCCGGTGTTAATAAAGGAGAAAGGAAGACGTCTTAAAATGCAGAAACTAAGAAAACTTTGTATCAGAAGTTCGTCAAGGCTCTACGTCCGGGAGGTATAATGATGGTTGGTGCCACTGAGCATATTTACGATTATCGCAGCCTCGATTTGGAGCCCCTGGGACAATTTTTATATAGGAGAAAATAAAAGATAAAAAATCCCGTGGGATATTTTATAAAGAACA
The window above is part of the Acetomicrobium thermoterrenum DSM 13490 genome. Proteins encoded here:
- the murC gene encoding UDP-N-acetylmuramate--L-alanine ligase, coding for MDVFKNIKEKMLLGDGIKYLHLMGVGGAGMSGLAHLLKEMGYEVSGCDVTRTNYVYNLEKLGIKVLCGHGASHIDIFRPDMLVYSSAIAWDNDELVYARKAGVNVVRRGDILSSIFNRLKGIGVAGAHGKTTTSSMIATVLDAAGLDPTIAIGGEVSDIGGNARLGHGDYMVSELDESDGSFELFSCYIPVVTNIDWDHVNFYPTFQSVQDAFLRFLSKRKDDGKIIICGEDTGCQSVAGKFAPHCITYGWGMQWDWGAVGVNHSVGGGVSFTVVKRGAEIGEINLRVSGEHNVLNALAACAVCDLLGINFNTIRHALHKFKGTKRRLQCLGVCDDIYFYDDYGHHPREVQATLDTLRNIFPSRRLVVIFQPHRYSRTKAMYRKFAEALMKADLVYILPVYPADEKLELSISSDLIVDSLTSEYGHKNCFSLSEDEVVSKVAENILPGDILLTLGAGNVNIYGNQILNLIASSNKKQGTVSMQWT
- a CDS encoding UDP-N-acetylglucosamine--N-acetylmuramyl-(pentapeptide) pyrophosphoryl-undecaprenol N-acetylglucosamine transferase, whose protein sequence is MGNKLKMLFVAGGTGGHILPAVSFANWIEEMKLPAEIIYLCGNRMLEQKIYNALNIEPITLSLSGSPFGVKGLRSFIRWKELTLSLVKIRNIVRNIKPDLIVLFGGYLSVPFALMTSLLRVPMIAHEQNAVAGKSTRLCSRKGMLIITGWEECTNLGKSDFRYVGIPVRKFNIITKQKAWEMLGGDGVLPPKKRFSLVMGGSIGGESLKHAVTEVAKRESLKNHIFMLLGPEGKHGIRWISDNVIVLPQAWDLSAHFSLADYVVTRCGASTLSELICYHVPSVLVPWEEASDNHQLANAELFLRLGIGTVWQERNGLNLLEEAILEVSDKCRFGIDQNMCDEKRNDICARFWNVVSSFSTKGEGPIGCF
- a CDS encoding FtsW/RodA/SpoVE family cell cycle protein, whose translation is MDNERDIFQAQENSHAFDLWLIVIPLALSVFGIIMITSASGYFSIKQFGTPWVYGMKQIKWLLVSLAGMALSYSVPIDIWRKVSPFLWILAFLLSFATLIPSFGMSVSGSSRWMRLGPFSFQPSEFLIFSVVIYLSSVISGYEEPPISAFVRTISVLIVSAIPLLFQPDIGSTIILFAIGLGIFIMKYGWKYPLILLVTTSVPAIILIFNASYRLRRLKAWIDPWQDPLNEGFQIIQGLIAFANGGFWGVGLGRSLQKLQYLPAAHTDFIFAISAEELGVLGSMAVIGAFAVISVRVYYMWRDFDDEYRRYLVFGLWLSILIPFFINVGGVTTLIPLTGKAMPFLSYGGSALLATWVKIGLLLRCSAENNRMIKRSAS
- the murD gene encoding UDP-N-acetylmuramoyl-L-alanine--D-glutamate ligase; amino-acid sequence: MKVTVVGSGISGKSLALLSKKLGYDVFVTEREEIDSDTRDLYRKKGILWEEKGHTNKMLNCDLVVLSSGISPKSLPVEMAKNAGVPIQGELDFVFPYLIGKIIGVTGTNGKSTTSALIAHLLSKLGYKTALAGNFGFPLADFAKQDLDFIAAEISSFQLHWANRFSCHIAVVTNICPDHLDWHGSFNAYVESKKRIKDLLSSDGYCIYQNKDRELLGTNGCRGAVLRWASDCSKGKCEEQDEIILHDSEAYLRTESRDIKLFSYSILPLYGRHNVENAAMAMAAVYYLGCDAERTSHLLSDFKNLPHRCEKVGEKRGITFIDDSKGTNVASSITAITSIPGTKVIILGGKGKGEQYDELAKAVKAHARGAVLLGAEKEAISEALERAGFRNYLLVSSMEEAVYCAFNMACPGDIVLLSPACTSWDMYKNYHERGEDFKRIVKTIVEANSVKNG
- the mraY gene encoding phospho-N-acetylmuramoyl-pentapeptide-transferase; this encodes MNYSYLFFILGFLIVLGIFLLKIWIGLFLRFKWGQTPKSYGPERHLVLKAGTPTMGGVVFVVLTFIASFFLNVKSGNAMETLILWWLPLGGAAVGFVDDFIKLSKRSSEGLTSRAKLFGQIIVVLPWAWIASREINLFFSQYLPAIPSGLAFIFLAFFALGFYNALNITDGLDGLAAGASAISLVILLLVSNIDSCIISIIIGLACTLSFLWYNSHPAKVFMGDVGAHFIAGLLMGNVALSGRILLIFPVSLIFGIEIVSVILQVISFRCFGKRIFKMSPLHHHFELCGWPEGHIVIRFWLVHLVGASLLMALLARQVI